Proteins found in one Alicyclobacillus cycloheptanicus genomic segment:
- a CDS encoding acetyl-CoA hydrolase/transferase family protein, producing the protein MDEQRIRCSDLRARVLSADEAQAYIRDGMTVAVSGFTKSGDAKAVLQALAARVQRTGDPLKINLLSGASLGETDAIAAKAGIIRSRAPYQSEPVLRNSINRGEVKYTDQHLSHTAEYVRSGCLGEIDLAIIEATAITETGGIVPTTSVGNSPIFVERAKQVIVEINVNTPAEYEGLHDIYLPAGRPNRAPIPITRPADRIGTPYIPCDPAKIIGVVFSTLADTPSSIVPADHDTQRMAEYILEFFDHEVRHGRLPNHLAPLQSGVGSVSNAVLSGLAASRFENLEIYTEVMQDAVFELFGAEKIAFASASSFTLSQRMARHVNDNLARYRDKLVLRPQEISNHPEVVRRLGVIAMNTALEVDIYGNVNSTHVNGTHMMNGIGGSGDFARNAGLTIFVTKSIAKGGRISSVVPFVPHVDHTEHDVDVLVTEQGIADVRGLAPRDRALTIIQNLAHPDYKEALLEYFKRASQHGGHTPHLLTEALRWHQRYVETGDMRVRQLAKVTG; encoded by the coding sequence ATGGACGAACAGCGAATTCGTTGCAGCGATTTGCGTGCACGGGTGCTCAGCGCTGACGAAGCACAGGCCTACATTCGGGACGGCATGACCGTGGCTGTGAGCGGCTTTACGAAGTCCGGCGACGCCAAGGCCGTTTTGCAAGCGCTCGCAGCGCGTGTCCAGCGCACCGGCGACCCCCTGAAGATCAACCTCCTCTCCGGCGCCTCGCTGGGTGAAACCGACGCGATCGCCGCCAAAGCGGGCATCATCCGGTCCCGCGCGCCGTACCAGTCGGAACCGGTCTTGCGCAACAGCATCAACCGGGGCGAGGTCAAGTACACGGACCAACACCTGAGTCACACCGCGGAATACGTTCGCAGCGGCTGCCTGGGCGAGATTGACCTGGCCATCATCGAAGCGACTGCCATCACGGAAACGGGCGGCATTGTCCCGACCACATCCGTCGGGAACAGCCCCATTTTCGTCGAGCGGGCGAAACAGGTCATCGTCGAAATCAACGTCAACACACCTGCCGAGTACGAAGGCTTGCATGACATCTACCTGCCGGCCGGTCGGCCGAACCGGGCCCCCATCCCCATCACGCGCCCAGCCGACCGCATCGGTACACCCTACATTCCCTGCGACCCGGCGAAAATCATCGGCGTGGTGTTCTCGACCCTTGCCGATACGCCGTCCAGTATCGTCCCTGCCGATCACGACACGCAGCGCATGGCCGAGTACATTCTCGAGTTTTTCGATCACGAGGTCCGCCACGGCCGCCTGCCGAACCACCTGGCCCCGCTGCAGAGCGGTGTTGGTTCGGTGTCCAATGCGGTTCTCAGCGGGCTGGCGGCGAGCCGCTTTGAAAATCTGGAAATCTACACGGAAGTCATGCAGGATGCGGTGTTCGAACTGTTCGGCGCGGAGAAAATCGCGTTCGCGTCCGCGTCGTCGTTCACCCTGTCGCAACGGATGGCACGACACGTCAATGACAACCTGGCCCGCTACCGCGACAAGCTCGTGCTGCGCCCGCAGGAAATCTCCAACCATCCAGAAGTCGTTCGCAGGCTCGGCGTGATCGCCATGAATACGGCGCTCGAGGTTGACATCTACGGCAACGTCAACTCGACCCACGTGAATGGCACACACATGATGAATGGCATCGGCGGGTCCGGGGACTTCGCCCGCAACGCGGGGCTGACCATCTTTGTCACCAAGTCCATCGCGAAGGGCGGACGCATCTCGAGCGTCGTGCCGTTCGTGCCGCACGTGGACCACACGGAGCACGACGTCGATGTGCTCGTCACCGAACAAGGCATCGCCGACGTGCGGGGCCTTGCGCCGCGTGACCGAGCCCTCACCATCATCCAGAACCTGGCGCACCCGGACTATAAAGAGGCCTTACTCGAGTACTTCAAGCGAGCTTCCCAGCACGGCGGACACACGCCGCACCTGCTGACGGAAGCACTCCGCTGGCACCAGCGGTATGTGGAAACCGGCGATATGCGTGTGCGGCAGCTTGCCAAGGTGACGGGGTAG
- a CDS encoding ornithine cyclodeaminase family protein, which translates to MYKILTDQDIEQLASMERMVQAIERCLREEANGTLVAPPRFRVTTEKGDLVFTAGAATAFDKVIGFRVYDTYDNDVDGHEQLVCVFDSDTGVFQGIVIGNLLGAIRTGAIGGAAVRALARVDAKQVAVIGTGVQARTQLAAAVAVRNIQRVKVYSRHREHREAFAREMAEKLHVDVSAADSSRACIEDADILLCATNSDTPVFDMDDLKPGMHINTVGPKSVNRHEVPLAAADVSAVIATDSLEQLRAYATPHFLVGTPHEHRIQSLADLVTGRATGRTSTEDITLFCSVGLAATEVVAAQELMKM; encoded by the coding sequence ATGTACAAAATACTCACCGACCAAGACATTGAACAACTGGCTTCGATGGAACGCATGGTGCAAGCCATCGAACGCTGTCTGCGGGAGGAGGCGAACGGTACGCTTGTCGCGCCGCCGCGATTTCGCGTGACGACGGAGAAGGGGGATTTGGTCTTCACAGCGGGGGCTGCGACCGCTTTCGACAAGGTGATTGGCTTTCGCGTGTACGACACCTATGACAACGATGTGGATGGGCATGAACAGCTCGTCTGTGTATTTGATTCGGACACCGGGGTGTTCCAGGGGATTGTCATTGGGAATCTGCTCGGCGCCATTCGCACCGGAGCCATCGGCGGGGCCGCAGTTCGAGCGCTGGCTCGGGTGGATGCCAAGCAAGTCGCCGTCATTGGCACTGGCGTTCAGGCCAGAACGCAGTTGGCGGCGGCGGTCGCTGTGCGGAACATTCAGCGGGTGAAGGTGTACAGCCGTCATCGGGAACACCGCGAAGCATTCGCCAGAGAGATGGCCGAGAAACTCCATGTCGACGTCTCGGCTGCCGATTCGTCACGCGCCTGCATCGAAGATGCGGACATCTTGCTTTGCGCCACGAACAGCGATACGCCCGTGTTTGACATGGATGATCTCAAACCAGGTATGCATATCAATACCGTAGGGCCGAAGTCGGTCAATCGTCACGAGGTGCCCCTTGCGGCGGCGGATGTGAGTGCGGTGATTGCCACCGACTCGCTGGAACAACTGCGGGCCTATGCCACACCGCACTTTCTCGTGGGTACCCCGCACGAACACCGCATTCAGTCGCTGGCTGACCTCGTCACCGGCCGGGCGACTGGCAGAACGTCCACGGAGGACATCACGCTGTTTTGCTCTGTGGGCTTAGCCGCCACCGAGGTGGTCGCAGCGCAAGAATTGATGAAGATGTGA
- a CDS encoding MFS transporter has translation MSAIIETKTGTASRQNGIKAMVGVGLAWAFDAMDFSILTFVLVDIMKDYNVPLTLAAGVSSATTFARLGGGFLGGLLGDYWGRKASLILSIFWFSVFELLTGFSIGFTLLYLVRILYGIGMGAMYANGTPMLMELMPAKWRGLASGIMQSGFSFGYIFAALIYRGWYTDLGWHAMFYIACIPAVLVALFIWWQVPESAKWKTQLEERGRRSIPISQLFTSGHTWSTVHAGIISLLAFAVTYPINTFYATLLKSSGHFSAGTVADTIILLNVAGIIGNVVGGWVSDLIGRKWTIAISGICTLLCSFLFLHIDNNTLRTVFTFLIGLFSIGGVWAAIPTYIAEHFSTGVRSTGQGTTYHFGAALGGAVVPLIVSSIAPSVGGLASSMTYSVAIASVLVTIWVFFWRESKGTTLE, from the coding sequence TTGTCGGCTATCATTGAAACAAAGACTGGCACGGCATCCAGGCAAAACGGAATCAAGGCGATGGTCGGTGTTGGTTTAGCGTGGGCATTTGACGCCATGGACTTTTCCATTTTGACATTCGTGCTCGTCGACATCATGAAGGATTACAACGTACCGCTGACATTGGCAGCAGGTGTTTCGTCTGCCACGACGTTTGCCCGGTTGGGCGGCGGATTTTTGGGTGGACTGTTGGGAGATTATTGGGGCCGCAAGGCCAGTTTAATTTTGTCCATCTTCTGGTTCTCTGTGTTTGAACTCCTGACCGGGTTTTCCATTGGATTTACGTTGCTTTACTTGGTAAGAATTTTGTACGGCATCGGCATGGGCGCGATGTATGCCAACGGTACACCGATGCTGATGGAACTCATGCCGGCCAAATGGCGTGGACTGGCTTCGGGCATTATGCAATCCGGTTTTTCATTTGGCTACATTTTTGCGGCACTGATTTACCGCGGCTGGTACACCGATCTCGGCTGGCACGCGATGTTCTATATCGCTTGCATCCCTGCGGTCCTGGTGGCCCTGTTCATCTGGTGGCAAGTGCCGGAGTCCGCAAAGTGGAAGACTCAGCTTGAAGAGCGCGGCCGTCGGTCCATCCCAATTTCGCAGCTGTTCACATCCGGGCATACGTGGAGCACCGTCCATGCAGGGATTATCTCGCTGTTGGCGTTTGCGGTTACATATCCCATTAACACGTTCTACGCCACGCTGTTGAAGAGCAGTGGACATTTTTCCGCAGGTACCGTAGCGGATACGATTATTCTGTTGAATGTCGCTGGCATCATCGGCAATGTTGTCGGCGGCTGGGTCTCCGACCTCATTGGCCGCAAATGGACCATTGCGATATCCGGCATTTGTACCCTGTTGTGTTCGTTCCTGTTCTTGCACATTGACAACAATACGCTGCGCACGGTCTTCACCTTCCTGATTGGGTTGTTCTCCATCGGCGGGGTGTGGGCAGCGATTCCGACCTACATTGCGGAGCACTTCAGCACTGGTGTTCGTTCCACGGGACAGGGGACGACCTATCACTTCGGCGCTGCGCTCGGCGGAGCCGTGGTTCCGTTGATTGTCTCGTCTATCGCGCCAAGCGTCGGCGGACTGGCCTCCTCAATGACATACTCCGTCGCCATCGCGTCGGTTCTGGTCACCATTTGGGTGTTCTTCTGGCGTGAGTCGAAAGGGACGACACTGGAGTAG
- a CDS encoding aldehyde dehydrogenase family protein: MSWDPIEVHAFINGKASLAAKNYPRENPSDTKEVVGYAPLNTREDAVLAIDAAYDAFATWKWSSVDERIERMRKAIQRLKDETKDLARLLSREHGKPLYDAEGEFGVSLMWMEYACDTAKALLQDKVQEHDGGKTIISSDPIGVVSAITPWNYPISLSTIKMAPGLLAGNTMVLKPSPFAPLTVTKVTEIIASEFPPGVLNIVHGEADVGVELTSNPKVAKIAFTGGTKTAKSIMKAAADTIKHMTLELGGNDAAIILPSFDVDDERAMRRIVISNFLTAGQICMIAKRVYVHRSIYDRFVEKYIEAANKWIRVGDPFNPEVTVGPVNNPGQVKYVQRLIDDAKSRGAEVIKLGRVLDPELFEKGYLMQPTLVLGCGYNDPIVVEEQFGPTVPILPYDSEEQAIALANDSIYGLTSSVWGEEAEAIRVAHRIEAGTTMINTAAVQGLDVRFPFGGVKQSGVGREYGAEGLLSYVETHVINVPKMLELPYIPE; this comes from the coding sequence ATGTCATGGGATCCAATCGAGGTACACGCTTTTATCAATGGGAAGGCGTCTCTAGCTGCGAAAAACTATCCACGTGAAAATCCGTCCGATACGAAAGAAGTGGTCGGCTACGCGCCATTGAACACAAGGGAAGACGCGGTGCTGGCGATTGACGCAGCCTATGACGCGTTTGCAACGTGGAAGTGGTCTTCCGTCGATGAGCGCATCGAGCGCATGAGAAAGGCGATTCAGAGGTTGAAGGATGAAACGAAGGATTTGGCACGCCTTCTCTCGCGCGAACACGGCAAACCGCTGTACGACGCCGAAGGCGAATTTGGTGTCTCCCTGATGTGGATGGAGTATGCGTGTGACACCGCGAAGGCGCTGCTGCAAGACAAGGTACAGGAACATGACGGCGGCAAAACCATCATCAGCAGCGACCCCATCGGCGTGGTGTCGGCCATCACCCCCTGGAACTACCCGATTTCCTTGTCGACCATCAAAATGGCGCCGGGACTTCTGGCCGGCAACACGATGGTTCTCAAACCGAGCCCGTTTGCGCCGCTGACGGTGACGAAGGTCACGGAAATCATCGCGTCAGAATTTCCGCCAGGGGTGCTGAACATTGTGCATGGCGAAGCGGATGTCGGCGTGGAGCTGACGTCGAATCCGAAAGTCGCCAAAATCGCGTTCACCGGGGGGACGAAGACCGCGAAGTCCATCATGAAGGCTGCAGCGGATACCATCAAGCACATGACGCTGGAGTTGGGGGGCAATGATGCCGCCATCATTCTGCCCAGCTTCGACGTGGACGATGAGCGGGCGATGCGGAGAATCGTGATCTCCAACTTCCTGACCGCCGGGCAAATTTGCATGATTGCGAAGCGCGTCTATGTGCATCGTTCGATTTACGACCGGTTCGTTGAGAAGTATATTGAGGCGGCCAACAAATGGATTCGTGTCGGTGACCCGTTCAACCCGGAGGTCACCGTGGGGCCGGTGAACAACCCGGGGCAGGTCAAATACGTGCAGCGTTTGATTGACGACGCAAAGAGCCGCGGGGCGGAGGTCATCAAGCTGGGGCGTGTGCTGGACCCGGAGCTGTTTGAAAAGGGCTACCTGATGCAGCCCACACTGGTGCTCGGGTGCGGATACAACGACCCGATTGTCGTGGAGGAGCAGTTTGGTCCAACGGTGCCGATTCTTCCGTATGATTCCGAAGAGCAGGCGATTGCCCTCGCCAATGACAGCATCTACGGTTTGACCAGTTCGGTGTGGGGAGAAGAAGCGGAGGCGATTCGGGTGGCCCACCGCATTGAGGCCGGCACGACGATGATCAATACGGCTGCGGTTCAAGGCCTGGATGTCCGCTTCCCGTTTGGCGGCGTCAAGCAGTCCGGGGTCGGCAGAGAGTACGGTGCAGAGGGCCTGTTGTCCTATGTCGAGACACATGTCATTAACGTGCCGAAAATGTTGGAGCTGCCCTACATTCCGGAATGA
- a CDS encoding sulfite exporter TauE/SafE family protein has product MIIVTMLVLGLILGFVGAGGSGVIIAILTTVFGFSIHTALGTSLLAMVFTTISGTFSHIREGNVVPKAGAAIGAFGAVGAFAGAHIANRIPAHDLTWLTSCMLFVSALLLWGRMFLYKKQTSETDDRLNLHGVRFWVSAICLGLVTGLLSGTFGIGSTPFIQIGLLLLFGMSIRHAAGTTMLVILPIALLGGIGYLWNGYVNLTLLAEVVIGTMIGSYIGAKFTKRLPPLLLKIAMVTVPTIGGLLLLV; this is encoded by the coding sequence ATGATTATTGTGACGATGCTGGTCCTCGGCCTCATCCTTGGCTTTGTCGGCGCCGGCGGATCCGGCGTGATCATCGCCATCTTGACGACGGTGTTCGGGTTTTCGATTCACACCGCACTGGGCACCTCGCTTCTTGCGATGGTGTTCACGACCATTTCGGGCACGTTCAGCCACATCCGCGAGGGCAATGTCGTCCCGAAAGCCGGCGCCGCCATTGGCGCCTTCGGAGCAGTAGGGGCTTTTGCAGGTGCGCACATTGCGAACCGCATCCCGGCGCACGACTTGACCTGGCTGACCTCGTGCATGCTGTTTGTCTCCGCGCTGCTGCTGTGGGGACGCATGTTTCTGTACAAGAAACAAACATCCGAGACTGATGACCGACTCAACCTGCACGGCGTGCGGTTCTGGGTCTCAGCCATCTGTCTCGGACTCGTGACGGGCCTGCTTTCAGGCACATTTGGCATCGGGTCGACACCATTCATTCAGATTGGACTGCTGCTGTTGTTTGGCATGTCCATCCGCCATGCAGCCGGGACCACAATGCTGGTGATTTTGCCGATCGCGCTGTTGGGTGGAATCGGCTACCTGTGGAACGGCTACGTCAATCTCACGTTGCTCGCGGAAGTGGTCATTGGCACCATGATTGGCAGTTACATTGGTGCGAAATTCACCAAGCGCCTGCCCCCGCTCCTGCTTAAAATCGCGATGGTCACCGTCCCGACCATCGGCGGACTGTTGCTGCTCGTGTAA
- a CDS encoding LytR/AlgR family response regulator transcription factor, giving the protein MNHDALLKQLPKLLQDWIPDTASIAVANRHRYIAYRPGAHDLRIVPGEAVRPGSIAERVFAKRDRVESDVDSSVFGIPYHGLGYPLQLDNGVESAVAVILPPQSRATPASPPQPLSYLMGHANGVWRPIPVEAVVYCESYEKKTWFYTQRDAFTTSHTLQALSQRLPGDHFLRIHRSYIINVGCIDYIERDERSNLIVTLKNDKATRLPVAQSYVRHVRQTLGF; this is encoded by the coding sequence GTGAACCATGACGCGCTGCTCAAGCAGCTCCCAAAACTGCTGCAGGACTGGATTCCCGACACGGCGTCCATCGCTGTCGCCAACAGGCACAGATACATCGCCTACCGCCCGGGTGCCCATGACCTGCGCATCGTGCCAGGGGAAGCCGTGCGTCCCGGCAGCATCGCGGAGCGTGTGTTTGCCAAGCGCGATCGCGTTGAATCTGACGTCGACTCGTCCGTGTTCGGCATCCCCTACCATGGGCTCGGCTATCCTTTGCAATTGGACAACGGAGTGGAATCTGCCGTCGCGGTGATTCTCCCGCCGCAGTCACGTGCAACACCCGCGTCACCGCCGCAGCCGTTGTCCTACCTGATGGGCCACGCAAACGGCGTCTGGCGGCCCATCCCCGTCGAAGCCGTGGTCTACTGCGAAAGCTACGAGAAGAAAACCTGGTTCTATACGCAAAGGGACGCGTTCACGACCAGCCACACCCTTCAGGCGCTGTCTCAGCGGCTGCCCGGTGACCACTTTCTGCGAATTCATCGGTCCTACATCATCAACGTCGGATGTATCGACTATATCGAGCGAGACGAGCGGTCCAACCTCATCGTCACGCTGAAAAACGACAAGGCGACACGCCTGCCGGTTGCCCAATCCTACGTCCGCCACGTTCGTCAAACCCTCGGTTTTTAG
- a CDS encoding DUF1653 domain-containing protein, whose protein sequence is MKYRHFKGAVYEVIGEALHSETEERLVLYRRVGSEQIWARPYDMFHGIHESGVKRFVAFDASEDEED, encoded by the coding sequence ATGAAATACCGACACTTCAAGGGCGCGGTTTACGAGGTCATCGGTGAAGCGCTGCACTCTGAAACCGAGGAGCGGCTGGTCCTCTATCGCCGGGTCGGAAGTGAGCAGATCTGGGCTCGGCCCTACGACATGTTTCACGGAATTCATGAAAGCGGCGTGAAGCGGTTCGTGGCATTCGATGCGTCGGAAGACGAAGAGGACTGA